A window of Syntrophorhabdaceae bacterium contains these coding sequences:
- the polX gene encoding DNA polymerase/3'-5' exonuclease PolX, which translates to MQQKIISEILEEIGTFLEIKGENPFKSKAYYNAARIIAGIDNLDEIIKDKGLKKIKGIGDAIASKIEEYVATGRIEYLENLKKDIPPSLLELMLVPNLGPKKIKVLYDTLGITNIGELEYACRENRLITLPNFGEKTQEKILKGIEFLKKHKGEYLLGEVYPQAELLRERFFKIIPDKYLEICGSIRRRKEIVKDIDILVASDEKESITKFFVSLPEIEEVLLTGETKTSCRLGSGIEADLRVVSKEAFPYAVMYFTGSKEHNIRLRSLSKTKGWKLNEYGLFEDEGLIQCTSEMEIYEMLNLQFIPPELREDTGEIEAAIERRLPELVGLEDIKGIFHVHTEFSDGIDPLEKLVEKAKNMGMSYLGISDHSKSAYYAGGLKTEDILRQWDKIERLNSAIDDFYIFKGIESDILPDGSLDYDEDILKGFDFIIASIHSSFNMKQEDMEKRIIRAIENPYTTILGHPTGRLLLSRDGYPIDMKKIIDACSQHNVIIELNASPYRLDIDWRYLKYAKEKGVMISINPDAHSADGFSDILYGVGMARKGWQEKKDILNAKNLNDIKDTLLALKKQKRI; encoded by the coding sequence ATGCAGCAAAAAATCATATCCGAAATACTTGAAGAGATAGGGACATTTCTTGAGATAAAAGGAGAAAACCCCTTTAAATCAAAGGCATATTACAATGCAGCAAGGATTATAGCAGGCATAGATAACCTGGATGAGATAATAAAGGATAAAGGTCTAAAAAAGATAAAAGGCATAGGCGATGCCATTGCATCTAAGATTGAAGAATATGTTGCCACAGGGAGAATAGAATACCTGGAAAACCTGAAAAAAGACATACCGCCTTCACTCCTTGAGCTTATGCTTGTCCCTAATCTCGGCCCAAAAAAAATAAAGGTCCTTTATGATACCTTGGGTATAACAAATATCGGTGAACTTGAATATGCCTGCAGGGAAAACAGATTAATAACATTACCCAATTTTGGCGAAAAGACACAGGAGAAGATATTAAAAGGCATAGAGTTTCTGAAAAAACATAAAGGCGAGTATCTCCTCGGTGAAGTATATCCCCAGGCAGAGTTGCTAAGGGAAAGGTTTTTCAAGATCATTCCAGACAAATATTTGGAGATATGCGGTAGCATTAGAAGAAGAAAGGAGATTGTTAAAGATATTGACATACTTGTGGCATCCGATGAAAAGGAGTCTATAACAAAATTTTTCGTCTCATTGCCTGAGATAGAAGAGGTGCTCCTAACAGGGGAGACCAAGACATCATGCAGGCTCGGCTCAGGGATAGAGGCAGACCTAAGGGTAGTAAGCAAAGAGGCCTTTCCCTATGCAGTCATGTATTTCACAGGAAGCAAGGAACACAATATCCGTCTAAGGAGTCTATCAAAGACAAAGGGCTGGAAACTCAATGAATATGGTCTATTTGAAGACGAAGGCCTGATTCAGTGCACATCAGAGATGGAAATCTATGAAATGCTCAACTTACAGTTCATCCCGCCTGAATTGAGGGAAGACACAGGAGAAATAGAGGCAGCCATCGAAAGAAGGCTTCCTGAGCTTGTTGGTTTGGAGGATATAAAGGGCATATTTCATGTCCATACAGAGTTCAGCGACGGAATAGACCCATTGGAAAAGCTTGTGGAGAAGGCAAAGAATATGGGTATGTCGTATTTAGGCATATCGGATCACAGTAAAAGCGCCTATTATGCCGGCGGTCTAAAGACAGAGGACATACTGAGACAATGGGATAAAATAGAACGACTAAATAGTGCAATTGATGACTTTTATATATTCAAAGGTATAGAAAGCGATATACTCCCTGACGGCAGTCTCGACTACGACGAAGACATACTAAAAGGCTTTGATTTTATTATAGCCTCTATCCATTCAAGTTTTAACATGAAGCAAGAGGATATGGAAAAAAGGATAATAAGGGCAATAGAAAACCCTTATACCACCATACTGGGGCACCCAACCGGGAGATTACTCCTATCCAGGGATGGTTATCCAATAGATATGAAAAAGATTATAGATGCCTGTTCACAACACAATGTGATCATTGAGCTTAATGCAAGCCCTTACAGGCTCGATATAGACTGGCGATATCTAAAATATGCCAAGGAAAAAGGGGTCATGATAAGCATCAATCCCGATGCCCATTCAGCAGATGGATTCAGTGATATCCTATATGGTGTAGGCATGGCAAGGAAAGGCTGGCAGGAGAAAAAAGATATATTGAATGCAAAAAATTTAAATGATATAAAGGATACACTCTTGGCCTTGAAAAAACAAAAAAGGATTTAA
- a CDS encoding DNA methyltransferase gives MNIKEASRWASHYLGRKITTSNIAYLIQYGRIKKYNENGNPFISIKELKEYYDSTTKEIGWKKSLGNDVDWHLSFTQYKESERTKHVHRLHPYKGKFIPQLVEYFLDSHIDEFKNEIYFQRGDIVLDPFCGSGTTLVQANELGIHAIGVDISFFNSLISNVKVNKHRLTLIANIIYELTSKLKDFIYNRNNTIFEEHLLTELSKFNAEYFPSPDYKIKIAKKVIDEESYAKDKETMFLSIYNDLLKKFKIKIVQENDGTFLSKWFTNPVREEIDFLSQEIKKIEDEDVKNVVSVILSRTVRSCRATTHADLATLKEPVLEIYYCKKHGKICKPIFSIINWWNTYTRDTLKRLNEFDRIRSDTFQICLTGDSRKINIYGEINKINKEFANKVLKQKIKGIFSSPPYVGLINYHEQHAYAYEIFNFDRKDEDEIGPLFKGQGEEAKLSYIRGIADVLLNCKKYLTEDYNIFLVANDKFNLYPRIAELSGMKIVSRFKRPVFNRVEKDRDTPYTETIFYLKDKDIES, from the coding sequence ATGAATATAAAAGAAGCAAGTAGATGGGCATCTCATTATTTAGGTAGAAAAATAACTACGTCAAATATTGCCTATCTCATTCAATATGGGCGTATAAAAAAATATAATGAAAATGGAAATCCTTTTATAAGCATAAAGGAGCTAAAAGAATACTATGATTCTACCACTAAGGAAATTGGGTGGAAAAAATCATTAGGGAATGATGTTGACTGGCATCTATCATTTACTCAATATAAAGAGTCAGAAAGAACAAAACATGTGCACAGGTTGCATCCTTATAAAGGTAAATTTATACCCCAGTTAGTTGAATATTTCCTTGATTCTCATATTGATGAATTTAAAAATGAAATCTATTTTCAAAGAGGAGATATAGTATTAGACCCTTTTTGTGGTAGTGGAACAACATTAGTCCAGGCAAATGAGTTAGGTATCCATGCTATTGGGGTAGATATATCTTTTTTTAATTCTTTAATTTCTAATGTAAAGGTGAATAAACACAGATTAACATTGATTGCAAATATTATTTATGAATTAACATCAAAGTTGAAAGATTTTATATACAATAGAAATAACACAATATTTGAAGAGCATTTATTGACTGAACTATCTAAATTTAATGCAGAATACTTTCCTTCCCCAGATTACAAAATAAAGATTGCAAAAAAGGTGATAGATGAGGAAAGCTATGCAAAAGACAAGGAAACAATGTTTCTTTCTATCTATAATGATCTGTTAAAGAAGTTTAAGATAAAGATTGTTCAAGAGAATGATGGGACATTTTTAAGCAAATGGTTTACTAATCCTGTGAGAGAAGAAATAGATTTTCTATCCCAAGAAATAAAAAAGATAGAGGATGAGGATGTGAAAAATGTTGTTTCAGTTATATTAAGTAGGACAGTGCGGTCATGCAGGGCAACTACACATGCTGATTTAGCCACATTGAAAGAGCCTGTCCTTGAAATTTACTACTGTAAAAAACATGGAAAGATATGTAAACCTATCTTTTCTATTATAAACTGGTGGAATACATACACAAGGGATACCTTAAAACGCTTAAATGAGTTTGATAGAATTAGGTCGGATACATTTCAGATATGCTTAACTGGTGATAGTAGAAAGATTAATATTTATGGAGAGATAAATAAAATCAATAAAGAGTTTGCTAATAAGGTATTAAAACAAAAAATAAAAGGTATATTTTCAAGTCCTCCTTATGTGGGATTAATAAATTACCATGAACAACATGCTTATGCATATGAGATATTCAATTTTGATAGAAAGGATGAAGATGAGATTGGACCACTCTTTAAAGGGCAGGGTGAGGAAGCAAAATTATCCTATATAAGAGGAATAGCTGATGTTCTTTTGAATTGTAAGAAATATCTAACAGAGGATTATAATATCTTTTTAGTAGCTAATGATAAATTTAATCTTTATCCCAGGATTGCAGAATTATCTGGTATGAAAATTGTCAGCAGGTTTAAAAGACCTGTATTTAATAGAGTAGAAAAGGATAGAGATACCCCTTATACAGAGACTATATTTTATCTAAAGGATAAAGATATTGAATCTTAA
- a CDS encoding Tim44 domain-containing protein, with protein sequence MDKDNKKAFKIAAFFMIMLFLCYCAMESIAHARAGGGRSSGSRGFSSGRSYHRSTPTQPPRTYQQQQQQAQPRQVTPPQQQPSFGRSLLYGIGGGLLGGMIGSMLFGGPGYAGTGWGGGFGFGDIIILIIIIGIIYFIVKKIKAKRQMEMTAAGPGYGTLAYNQEPAYDESYNQNQVDGASQGLRHIAEMDPSFDEIRFKETAQDIFFKIQGAWTRRDMGSVKDLLNPEILKVFQNEIDKQIAAREINRLENIAIRQVDIVDAAQDQGEEYITVRFVANLLDYTIDEKDGRVISGSDRDPVKFVEYWTFSRKVGDKKWVLSGITQEGDY encoded by the coding sequence ATGGATAAAGATAATAAAAAAGCATTTAAGATTGCTGCCTTTTTTATGATTATGCTTTTTTTGTGCTATTGCGCCATGGAAAGCATAGCACATGCCAGGGCAGGTGGTGGAAGGTCTTCTGGTAGCAGGGGTTTTAGTTCAGGCAGAAGCTATCATAGGTCTACCCCTACCCAACCACCAAGGACATATCAGCAACAGCAACAACAGGCACAACCAAGACAGGTTACACCCCCTCAACAACAGCCTTCATTTGGAAGGAGTCTTCTTTACGGTATAGGTGGTGGTCTCCTTGGAGGTATGATAGGTAGTATGCTTTTCGGTGGACCTGGCTATGCAGGAACAGGTTGGGGTGGTGGCTTTGGTTTTGGTGATATCATCATCCTCATCATAATCATAGGCATAATCTATTTTATTGTGAAGAAAATCAAAGCAAAGCGCCAGATGGAGATGACAGCAGCAGGTCCAGGCTATGGCACCCTTGCCTATAATCAAGAACCTGCCTATGATGAATCATATAATCAGAACCAGGTTGATGGTGCGTCTCAGGGGTTAAGACACATTGCAGAGATGGATCCATCATTTGATGAGATACGCTTCAAAGAAACTGCTCAGGACATATTTTTTAAAATACAAGGCGCATGGACAAGAAGGGATATGGGAAGTGTAAAAGACCTCCTAAACCCTGAAATATTAAAGGTCTTCCAGAATGAGATAGATAAACAGATTGCCGCAAGGGAGATAAACCGCTTAGAGAATATTGCCATTAGACAGGTAGATATTGTCGATGCAGCCCAGGATCAAGGTGAGGAATACATAACCGTCAGATTTGTCGCCAACCTCCTGGATTATACCATAGATGAGAAAGATGGCAGGGTCATCTCAGGAAGCGACCGTGATCCTGTAAAGTTTGTGGAATACTGGACATTCTCCAGAAAGGTGGGCGATAAAAAGTGGGTCTTATCAGGGATAACACAGGAAGGTGATTACTAA
- a CDS encoding sigma 54-interacting transcriptional regulator: MSQDIKDLNKDIFFREMTLRICSSLDIGKALHRCFLFLNDMIPMEELIVVTYDNQLGAINIEAVATRDGGIEKGIKIPLNDKLQNEIESAVNFPRIRYVSDLHKDSMLSPLGDFFGWVNAHAVVVRFIIEKMYMGAFIIITKDDSINQDRYLKLLELINEPVAIALNNCKQYKELKAIKDALAEERQFLHNELEGRYKLEVIGADFGLKDVMDRVNKVAPLSSPVLLYGETGTGKEIISQVIHSLSHRANGPFIKINCGAIPDTLIDSELFGHEKGSFTGAISQKKGRFERADNGTIFLDEISELPLNAQVRLLRVLQEKEFERVGGTTSIKVDVRVISATNRNLEELVDKGLFREDLYFRLNVFPINIPALRERKGDIPALLQHFIMKKFRDMALPHIPVVDKGAINILMSYDWPGNVRELENIVERAIILSKGRPLDFRDILQADANINKAYDEMDTQMFMTLEEIERDHILNALKISKGKVEGNGGAAELLNINPGTLRHRMRKLRIPFGRKVS; encoded by the coding sequence ATGTCACAGGACATTAAAGACCTAAACAAAGATATATTCTTCAGGGAGATGACATTAAGGATATGCAGTAGCCTCGATATTGGAAAGGCACTGCACAGGTGTTTTTTATTTCTAAACGATATGATCCCCATGGAAGAATTGATAGTAGTTACTTATGATAATCAGCTTGGCGCCATCAATATAGAGGCAGTGGCAACCCGTGATGGAGGGATTGAGAAAGGTATAAAAATTCCCCTTAATGATAAGCTTCAAAATGAGATAGAAAGTGCAGTAAATTTTCCAAGGATAAGGTATGTTAGTGATTTACATAAAGACTCTATGCTTTCTCCCTTAGGGGATTTTTTTGGATGGGTCAATGCCCATGCTGTAGTTGTCCGTTTCATAATTGAAAAAATGTATATGGGTGCATTTATAATAATCACCAAAGATGATTCAATTAATCAGGATAGATATCTAAAGCTTCTTGAATTGATTAATGAACCTGTGGCTATAGCACTGAATAATTGCAAGCAGTATAAAGAATTAAAGGCAATCAAAGATGCATTAGCAGAAGAAAGGCAATTTCTCCACAATGAACTTGAGGGAAGATATAAATTAGAGGTAATAGGTGCTGATTTTGGTTTAAAAGATGTTATGGATAGGGTCAATAAAGTGGCGCCATTATCAAGTCCTGTTTTACTTTATGGCGAGACAGGCACAGGAAAGGAGATCATATCCCAGGTAATACACAGCCTTTCCCATAGGGCAAACGGGCCTTTTATAAAAATAAACTGCGGTGCCATACCAGATACGCTTATAGACAGCGAACTCTTTGGTCATGAGAAAGGGTCTTTTACAGGCGCTATCTCCCAGAAGAAAGGTAGATTTGAAAGGGCCGATAACGGAACCATATTTCTCGATGAGATTAGCGAGCTTCCACTCAATGCCCAGGTAAGGCTGCTTAGGGTTTTACAGGAAAAGGAGTTTGAAAGGGTGGGTGGCACCACATCCATAAAGGTGGATGTGAGAGTTATTTCAGCAACAAACCGCAACCTTGAAGAACTGGTAGATAAAGGGTTATTCAGAGAGGATCTCTATTTTAGACTAAATGTCTTTCCCATCAATATTCCGGCATTGAGGGAGAGAAAAGGCGATATACCTGCCCTGCTCCAGCATTTTATCATGAAAAAATTCAGAGATATGGCGCTACCCCATATACCTGTTGTTGATAAGGGCGCAATAAATATACTCATGTCATATGATTGGCCAGGAAACGTAAGGGAGCTTGAAAATATTGTAGAAAGGGCTATCATCCTTTCAAAAGGCAGACCCCTTGATTTTAGAGATATATTACAAGCAGACGCAAATATTAATAAAGCCTATGATGAGATGGATACCCAGATGTTTATGACCCTTGAAGAAATAGAAAGAGACCACATCTTGAATGCCTTAAAGATATCAAAGGGAAAGGTGGAAGGAAATGGAGGTGCTGCAGAGCTACTAAATATAAATCCCGGGACATTAAGACACAGGATGAGAAAGCTTCGTATACCCTTTGGCAGAAAGGTATCATAA
- a CDS encoding transketolase has translation MAFDKERLTEGEIKRLQELSRLAKGDIITMTTLAGSGHPGGSISSLDIYLVLFSFAQLQHEPRDRVVVSHGHTSPGVYAALARVGYLNIDEVIAFFRKGGSPYEGHVVKGIPFIDWSTGNLGQGLSAGCGFAVASRIKKKNLHVYVPMGDGEQQKGQIGEARRFAKKYGLNNITVIIDYNNLQISGSIYSVMPQNIAENFLSDGWDVIEINGHDYNDIYIALKKAREGKNPTCILAKTVMGNGIGFMEHKEKYHGSPLNLNEYKEAVSILGIEDRLDFYREMRKGTWNFVPSRKEIEELHVKTGKPKTYTKDDKLDNRTAFGNALKDLADLNIHEGPPICVFDCDLSGSVKTNDFAKAYPDHFFQGGIQEHNTATIAGAVSTTGILTFFADFGVFGIDETYNQQRLNDINGTNLKLILTHLGLDVGPDGKTHQCTDYIGVAKNLFHFKTIIPCDPNQVDRVTRFVAKTHGNFILGTGRSRWDIVLKEDGAIFFNEDYEFVYGRMDIIREGSDGAIITYGGMVQKAIKIRERLIGKGKNFMVINIPCVNEIDEEVMKKVLGMPYVFTYEDHNIRTGIGPHIAQYLLKKGFRGKFECFGVKNYGVSGDSEEAFQHEGLDVDSMEKAILEMI, from the coding sequence ATGGCGTTTGATAAAGAAAGACTCACCGAAGGAGAGATAAAAAGGCTACAGGAACTATCAAGGCTTGCAAAGGGCGATATAATAACCATGACAACTCTGGCAGGTTCAGGTCATCCAGGGGGGTCTATTTCTTCCCTTGATATATATCTTGTTCTTTTTTCCTTTGCTCAACTCCAACACGAGCCGAGAGATAGGGTTGTTGTAAGTCATGGACACACTTCTCCAGGTGTATATGCAGCCCTGGCAAGGGTTGGATACCTTAATATTGATGAGGTCATCGCCTTTTTTAGGAAAGGGGGCAGCCCTTATGAAGGCCATGTGGTAAAGGGCATCCCCTTTATTGATTGGTCTACAGGAAATCTCGGTCAGGGTCTGTCTGCAGGTTGTGGTTTTGCAGTGGCATCAAGGATAAAAAAGAAGAATCTCCATGTATATGTTCCCATGGGTGATGGTGAACAGCAAAAGGGTCAGATAGGAGAGGCAAGGAGATTTGCAAAAAAATATGGTCTAAATAATATTACGGTGATAATAGATTACAACAATCTTCAGATAAGCGGTAGTATTTATAGTGTCATGCCGCAAAACATAGCAGAGAATTTTCTATCTGATGGATGGGATGTAATAGAGATCAACGGACACGACTATAATGATATATATATTGCCCTTAAGAAGGCCAGGGAAGGTAAAAATCCCACCTGTATACTGGCAAAAACTGTCATGGGAAACGGCATAGGTTTCATGGAGCATAAAGAAAAATACCATGGAAGCCCTTTAAATCTCAATGAATACAAAGAGGCTGTATCCATACTGGGGATAGAAGACAGGCTCGATTTTTATAGAGAGATGAGAAAAGGCACATGGAATTTTGTGCCTTCCAGAAAAGAAATCGAAGAACTACATGTCAAAACAGGGAAGCCAAAGACATATACAAAGGATGACAAACTCGATAACAGAACAGCCTTTGGTAATGCACTAAAGGACTTAGCAGATTTGAACATCCATGAAGGTCCCCCTATATGTGTATTTGATTGTGATCTTTCAGGTTCTGTAAAGACCAATGACTTTGCAAAGGCTTATCCAGACCATTTTTTTCAGGGAGGCATTCAGGAGCACAATACAGCCACCATTGCAGGTGCAGTATCTACAACGGGCATCTTGACATTCTTTGCAGACTTCGGTGTATTTGGCATAGATGAAACATATAACCAACAGAGGCTAAATGATATAAACGGAACGAACCTCAAGCTCATACTCACCCACCTTGGTCTTGATGTGGGCCCGGATGGAAAGACCCATCAATGCACAGATTATATAGGGGTAGCCAAAAACCTCTTTCATTTCAAAACTATAATACCATGTGACCCAAATCAGGTAGATAGAGTTACGCGTTTTGTGGCAAAAACCCATGGAAACTTTATCTTGGGCACAGGAAGGTCACGCTGGGATATCGTCTTAAAGGAAGATGGTGCCATCTTTTTCAATGAAGATTATGAATTTGTCTATGGCAGGATGGACATAATAAGAGAAGGCAGCGATGGTGCCATCATTACCTATGGAGGCATGGTGCAAAAGGCAATAAAAATAAGGGAGAGACTCATTGGAAAAGGTAAAAATTTCATGGTAATCAATATTCCCTGCGTAAATGAAATAGACGAGGAGGTCATGAAAAAGGTGTTGGGCATGCCTTATGTGTTTACCTATGAAGACCACAACATAAGAACAGGGATTGGACCCCATATAGCCCAATATCTTCTCAAAAAGGGTTTTAGAGGCAAATTTGAGTGCTTTGGCGTGAAAAATTATGGTGTCTCAGGTGATTCAGAAGAGGCTTTCCAACACGAAGGCCTTGATGTGGATAGCATGGAAAAGGCTATACTCGAAATGATTTAA
- the nth gene encoding endonuclease III: MPKDIDDILKKLKKMHGDARIELEYSNPLELTISTILSAQCTDERVNKLTKTLFKKYKTIDDYINVPIEELEEDIKPTGFYKNKAKAIKNTVREIKERFHGHVPDDIDEFSTIKGIGRKSANLIVGVAYKKPAIIVDTHVIRLSHRIGFTKNKDPEKIERELRQIIREKDYTDFSLLLTLHGRYICKARRPECERCLLQEDCDYFQVVGGKDGV, from the coding sequence TTGCCCAAGGATATAGATGATATATTGAAAAAATTAAAAAAAATGCACGGAGATGCAAGGATTGAACTGGAATACTCCAATCCTCTCGAACTCACCATAAGCACCATACTTTCTGCCCAGTGCACCGATGAAAGGGTCAATAAACTGACAAAGACCCTATTTAAAAAATATAAAACCATAGATGATTATATCAATGTCCCCATAGAAGAGCTTGAAGAGGATATTAAACCCACAGGCTTTTACAAAAACAAGGCAAAGGCAATAAAGAATACCGTCCGTGAGATAAAAGAGAGATTCCATGGCCATGTGCCTGATGACATAGATGAGTTCTCTACTATAAAGGGCATCGGAAGGAAATCGGCAAATCTGATTGTGGGTGTGGCATATAAAAAGCCTGCCATAATCGTTGATACCCATGTAATAAGACTATCCCACAGGATCGGGTTCACAAAGAACAAAGACCCTGAAAAGATAGAAAGGGAGCTAAGACAGATTATCAGGGAAAAAGACTATACTGATTTTTCCCTATTATTGACCCTTCATGGCAGATACATTTGCAAGGCAAGAAGGCCTGAATGCGAAAGGTGCCTGTTGCAGGAGGATTGCGATTACTTTCAAGTAGTAGGAGGAAAAGATGGCGTTTGA
- the amrB gene encoding AmmeMemoRadiSam system protein B, with translation MENPQIRYIEAFPIQQDGEELILIHDSEGLMEKPLIITRDAAFIISLMDGNHSLRDIQTEYMRTFGQLIYTEQLEQFIEALDKNLLLLNDNYRNVVDKLKREYEQEKVREPFSAGRSYSANRMDLLAFLNEVFKDDGKSELEPDMDITGILAPHIDYSRGIEVYRDVYKHMRGVKKPLIIILGVSHKSSDKIISISLKDFATPLDICKNSQELGALIRNDPLLKEYIDEWPHRIEHSIELQLPLLQFVMEDEFEILPILTGSMHEYILGMKTLPDREITEIAEGLKNLIAQYGKPCIILSGVDLAHIGSQFGDRYPLDALSLAQSKVKDNELLESISHVDAERFFQLIKDEADKRRICGLTAIYLQLLLLKGNKCRITGYKQWFDGKSSVSFAGAVFFK, from the coding sequence ATGGAAAATCCACAGATAAGATATATTGAAGCCTTCCCGATTCAGCAGGATGGAGAGGAATTAATCCTAATACATGATTCAGAAGGATTAATGGAAAAACCCCTTATTATTACCAGAGATGCAGCATTTATCATCTCTTTAATGGACGGCAATCATTCATTAAGAGACATCCAGACCGAATATATGAGGACATTTGGACAGCTTATATATACGGAACAATTGGAGCAATTCATTGAGGCTTTAGATAAAAATCTCCTTTTGCTTAATGACAATTACAGAAATGTGGTGGACAAACTAAAGAGAGAATATGAGCAAGAAAAGGTAAGGGAACCCTTTTCAGCTGGGAGGAGTTATTCTGCCAACAGGATGGATCTCCTGGCATTCCTCAATGAGGTCTTCAAGGATGATGGAAAATCAGAACTTGAACCAGACATGGATATAACAGGGATACTTGCCCCGCACATAGATTACAGCAGAGGCATTGAGGTTTACAGGGATGTTTATAAACATATGAGGGGTGTAAAAAAGCCTCTTATTATTATACTGGGTGTTTCCCATAAATCATCGGATAAGATAATAAGTATCTCTTTAAAAGATTTTGCCACACCCCTTGATATCTGTAAGAATTCTCAAGAATTAGGAGCATTAATAAGAAATGACCCTCTCCTTAAAGAATATATAGATGAATGGCCTCACAGGATAGAGCATTCTATAGAATTACAGCTTCCTTTGCTTCAATTTGTCATGGAAGATGAATTTGAAATACTCCCTATACTAACAGGCTCTATGCACGAATATATACTTGGCATGAAGACCTTACCAGATAGAGAGATAACCGAAATTGCAGAAGGCTTGAAAAATTTAATAGCTCAATATGGAAAACCATGTATTATCCTGTCCGGTGTTGATCTTGCCCATATAGGGAGCCAATTTGGAGATAGATATCCACTCGATGCATTGAGTCTTGCCCAATCAAAGGTAAAGGACAACGAGTTGCTGGAAAGCATAAGCCATGTAGATGCAGAAAGGTTCTTTCAGCTCATAAAGGATGAGGCAGATAAGAGGCGTATATGCGGCCTTACAGCCATATATCTCCAGCTTTTACTCTTAAAAGGAAACAAATGCAGGATAACGGGTTACAAACAGTGGTTTGACGGCAAATCGTCTGTAAGTTTTGCAGGTGCAGTGTTTTTTAAATAA